In a single window of the Falco rusticolus isolate bFalRus1 chromosome 13, bFalRus1.pri, whole genome shotgun sequence genome:
- the LOC119157050 gene encoding thiamine transporter 2-like gives MGCCKQEKSKTWTFPTLILCLYGFFCMMKPSEPFLTPYLTGPDKNLTTDEVTNQIFPVWTYSYLALLFPVFLVTDYVRYKPVLLLQGISFIVTWLLLLFAHGVVAMQLVEFFYGMVTATEVAYYAYIYSVVSTDRYRRVTSYCRSITLAAATAAAVLGQLLVSLADVSYFHLNAITLASVSLAFVCSFFLPMPQKSMFFHRKDISQTPPGADQAAAAPDPPRPSRCQEDKSSAPAARGPAPERQDDTPSPQQHVLRVLVQLSTDLRDCFSSRKLLYWSLWWALATAGFNQVLNYIQVLWDFRAPSHSSAVYNGAVEALATFLSSVTSFVVQYMKINWDLFGELALGIFSAIDAGSLFLMYFTTNIWACYAGYLVFKACYMFLITIATFQIAVNLSMERYALMFGFNNFVAMVIQTILTVVVVDSRGLGLDIVTQFLIYGSYFAVIDGIFLIRSIYMLVSSKCKRKTARSCKEHLNHAAHESTEQIVTGDMTRL, from the exons ATGGGCTGCTGcaagcaagagaaaagcaaaacctggaCTTTTCCCACCTTGATCCTCTGCCTTTATGGATTCTTCTGCATGATGAAACCATCAGAACCTTTCCTAACACCCTATCTAACAGGACCAGATAAAAACTTGACCACAGATGAG GTTACCAACCAGATTTTCCCAGTCTGGACATACTCCTACCTTGCGCTCCTTTTCCCAGTCTTCCTGGTTACAGACTACGTGCGCTACAAGcccgtcctcctcctccagggCATCAGCTTCATCGTCACGTGGCTCTTGCTCCTCTTCGCACACGGAGTGGTGGCCATGCAGCTGGTGGAATTCTTCTACGGGATGGTAACAGCCACCGAGGTCGCCTATTACGCCTACATCTACAGCGTCGTCAGCACCGATCGCTATCGGAGAGTGACGAGCTATTGCAGAAGTATCACCCTTGCTGCAGCCACCGCTGCTgccgtgctggggcagctgctggttTCCTTGGCAGACGTATCCTACTTCCACCTTAACGCCATTACCTTGGCCTCTGTCTCCCTGGCATTCGTGTGCTCCTTTTTCCTCCCGATGCCTCAGAAGAGCATGTTCTTCCACAGGAAAGACATCTCCCAGACTCCCCCAGGAGCAGACCAAGCTGCGGCTGCACCCGACCCCCCCAGGCCGTCGCGCTGCCAGGAGGACAAGAGCTCCGCACCCGCTGCCAGGGGACCGGCACCCGAGCGGCAGGATGATAcacccagcccccagcagcacgtGCTGCGGGTACTGGTGCAGCTGAGCACCGACCTGAGGGATTGCTTCAGCTCCAGGAAACTGCTGTACTGGTCCCTGTGGTGGGCGCTGGCTACGGCCGGCTTTAACCAGGTGCTCAATTACATCCAAGTGCTCTGGGACTTCAGAGCCCCCTCCCACAGCTCTGCGGTGTACAACGGAGCTGTGGAGGCACTGGCAACTTTCCTGA GCTCTGTAACATCTTTTGTAGTACAATATATGAAAATTAACTGGGACCTTTTTGGAGAACTGGCGTTAGGGATCTTCTCTGCCATAGATGCTGGTTCTCTTTTTCTCATGTACTTCACTACCAACATCTGGGCATGCTATGCTGGCTATCTCGTTTTCAAAGCATGCTATATGTTCCTCATAACGATAGCAAC CTTCCAGATTGCAGTCAATCTGAGCATGGAACGCTACGCCTTGATGTTTGGATTCAACAACTTCGTTGCAATGGTGATTCAGACCATTCTTACGGTTGTCGTTGTGGATTCGAGAGGCCTAGGACTGGACATAGTGACTCAG tttttaatttatggCAGCTACTTTGCAGTCATAGATGGGATTTTCTTGATCAGAAGTATTTACATGCTTGTCTCaagcaaatgcaaaaggaaaacagcaagatCCTGCAAAGAGCACCTGAACCATGCTGCACACGAATCAACAGAGCAGATTGTAACTGGCGATATGACACGGCTGTAG